The following is a genomic window from Antechinus flavipes isolate AdamAnt ecotype Samford, QLD, Australia chromosome 3, AdamAnt_v2, whole genome shotgun sequence.
CATAGAATTCCAAAGATTCTAAGAGTTATGCAAAACAACAAAATCAGAAGGCGATAATAAACTGACTAGTGTCAAACCAATTTATAAATGTCTTACAGAAGTGAAACCAGATTTGGAATGTTGTGCAATTATGGGAATTTTATACCCAAATAATAATCTATAAAAAACTCATGAAAttaaatcaaacaagaaaaaaaaaatagaagttttctacatttcatataaaagaaaaatgctgcTTACAGAAATTTACTTTGATACTTATTGGAGTTAGAGCCACAACACCTGAGCTTAAATCCTTTTTGGAAATTGTTTTACTTCTtccaacttcagtttctttatctatttaaaaaaaaaagcataattacTGTTGATTATTTAAcagagttgtcatgaggatcaaatgagataatacatgttacgtactttacaaaccttaaagaattATGAAAGTTAGTGATTGTCTattatctgtgatctcatcagtgtGGATACTTACATACCTTTTCAATTTGTGGAATTTTTGGCTACATTTTCCTGCAAATCCTCCATGGAAGATCCAATCAACTCTTGAGGGAATTTTCTTAGATTCTTTTGTTATTCTGTGAATATAAGCACAGAAAAAACCAATAATTTAGGACCACTTAAAGTGTTGTGAAGTTTTCTAAATACAACCCAACCTACTCTGCTCTACCAGTTTAATTTTGACTCTGAAACATTGCCTGTTTTACTTTGGGGTTTTTATCAAGTACATCATAGGTTATTTCCACAAGGATTTCttagaaatgagaaattaagcatattttgtgtttttcttggtCACTTTTTTGGGGTACAATTGCTCCTTCTCtcataatatatattggatcctGAAATTAGAGAGACTAAATGTGGCAATTCTATTATCATTGATGAGAAAAGATCACTCATGAAAACATAACTTTAGAAACAGAAATCTGTTTCATTTCACAGCTACTTGTTGTTTTCTCCCTCTAATTTCATATGCAAATCTCAGGATAATTTTATTTAGGTAAGTCTTCTGCTAAGTTACATACAGATAaatttgattgctttttgtttcttagagatcttcttttctccccttctgtAATGTTTGCAAATGACCTTTTACTGTAAAATAACATTGGCTTTTATATCTCTCACCTTGTCAAAAAGGTTAACTGTTTGTTGGCAAAGAAGGTTTCCGGGCTTTCGatttaattttcacttttgtaCAACCcctttgagttttttttcttttacaaacatTGTTAGAATTTCAGAAACATGGTTTCCAACATGATCGTTGTAGTCTTCTCTGCCCACTTTTGCTTAGAATTTGATGagtaaagtatatattttataaatttggagATTCTTGTCAAGTTCTTCCTAAAATTACTCTCCTCTGTAACATATACAACTACATAAGCTGAAATTACTTTCGTGGTGGTCTTTATTTATGCCCATCCTAACCCTGTAAGGAATAATAATcaaataatgaccaaaaaaaaatatgatgtgTTTTGTCTGTAGTCTTTGCATTAAACTATATTTATGCTTTGGGATGTGGTTCAGCTTCTACCAATGTGCTGGTTGTTGAACAGACAGGACCTTGAGTGTCAACAGATTAATTACTATTTGGCTCCAACTGTTAGGGCTTTCTGCCCCCATTTCTGCTACTCTGTCACTGGCCTGGTCACTGTAGTAACAAAAAGGTACTACACAGGACTGAGTTTAAGTTTAACTTTCATTGGTTGATACTCTAGTTCTCTCTTCTGACCTTTATAAATCAAGCTTCTGTTAAGCCTCTTGATGTTTAGCAAAGGATAGGCCCTAGACAGTTTGTTTCCAGGTCTCAAAACAAAGCATTTCCAGCCAAAGCTTGAATCTTGCTGCTGTAATCTTTGAGAACTCAAAACAAAGCATGGGGAGTAAGACTCCTATCATGATTCCGTCAAGTTCTCCTTAATGAATAAAtgacaataaataaattattagttatttacatcagaaatgtgaaaatatattccATCTTTGTGGTTTGCTTGCTCAGAAAATTTAATGGGGTTATTCCTttatgttcttttctgtttttccaaaGATTTTCCTGTTTATAATGAAGCTCTACTAGATATAGTTCTTTGCTATCTAATGCCATTCTAGATCATAGATCATTCTACTctttcaatatattaaaaaaacctAGTTGACAGAGATGAATTTACATCTGAAATTTAACAGGTTCAATACAGATTATGCTTTCAATTTGgagatttactagctatgtgaactctTAATTTCTCTTGGCTTCAGATTActgtctataaaataaagggttgaGTTCATAGACCTTAAAGATCTTTTTAGGTTAAATTTTTGACCCTATATTTACAGTTTTATGACCTTAAAATGTATTCATTCATATTTGCATAGTCAATCAAAAAGCAAGtggaagaaaatggagaataatTGTTCACATTGAGAAATGATACTTTGAGATTTACACAGTTTTTCTTCAGGGTAGCTTTTTGTGGTGGGAAGGGAAATTTTGCAGAAGAAGATATTAAAACTTCAAGAGGATAAAATACTTGCCCATGATTGCATAGCTAGTTAAGTGATGGTACTAGAATTGATTAGGACATTCAGGTGAAATGCCAAATTGTTATAGTAATAAGTTCTCATATACTTTGGCATGAATATTGACTCAAAACAAACTATTGGAACAAAGCAGTaacatttggggaggggggagggaaatgcAGGGTATGCAAAATGGATATCTACCCTTGCTTTAGCAGATATTCTAGGTGCAAAAAATATCTATTGACTATTATATTTATAagcaatttgtttatttttaatattacacaacttcccatttcctttgtgTAAGTGGATCCACAATTTATGATACCTGGGGATTTTTGTTTCTTGAGTGGTCTTATGATAATACAAAAACTACAAGTGCAAAAGATCATAGAACCAGTATAAAAGAAAGCATGTATAGGGGAGTCATAAGACCTGGATAATCACGTGATATTAGATGAGGTCATATGACTCCCCTCTgggctttccttttttcctctacaAAGTAAAGATAACACTTGCTCTgatttaaataaagatttatcttttatatagtaGAAAGGTGATTCGGTTCCTTCTGTGAACCAACCTCTAGAACTAGAAAGTCTTCTAACATAGTCTTTCAAAAGGCATAACTAAAAAGtgactctcccctcccccatgtttagattaaaattttcattctttattaaatacttcaacaTAAGACTAGAAATTAAAGTAACTGAAAAAATTTACTCAtgacaaaaaaagtgaaatgttaaCAACTTTTAATGTAAAAACACAAATACATTTGCAAAAAAAGCTAGGTATGTATTTAGAGACCAAGTTCAAGATTTAAACATTCTGTTTCTGCATcctgtttcttctcctttttaagACTTTTTATTCATAGAAAGACACATTAATGATAGCTGGAAAACAAAGGCACATATTTTTGTGTGTGACTCTGCCTATCTGTTCCAAATTTCGATTCTGTCACCTTGAGTTCTGGAACCCTGGCTTACAGATCACATTTTAATGAGACATGAGAAGTCAGAATAACAGTTGTTTAGGATCCTCAGAAGCCATTTATTTCTACTCATAATTAAATCCAAACCTCTTCTATATCATGTCCTATAAGTGGTCATGAAACCTTGACTTTTAGATCTAATCTACCTACTTATAAACCTATTCTACTTTTTGGAAAGCTCTGTTTGCTTCATGGAACCCAAGGCTTCGGAAATGCAGTGAAGTTTGAAAACCAGTTTTTTAAGAAATAGTACTCctaatattcttccaattttaCAAGTGTAGTGTCTGAAGGGCAGATGCTTTTGTATGGATACTTAAGCAGCTAGTTTCTATACTACCAATTTTGGGTTATAATTTAATACTTTAATCTCATGTGGCCTCCTTTGTCTCAGACCAAATACTAGTATGATGTCCAGGGCTCCTACATTCTgtgaaaatgttctattttgaaTCATATATAAAACAGACCTAAATTATGTTTTGTGATTGCAGGAATATGTTCCCTCTCAAGCCCTGcagaaactgtattttttttgcctgtctgcattcCACAAGGAGTTTCAATCAGTTAAGATAGtttccatttcccatttgaaAACTGTTGAAAAAACATGATTGAGATTTGCATTTCAAAAACTGATAGGAAGGCCATTAACTAAGAGTATCATTTGTAAAGGctttgagatgaaaaaaaaaaagagctttttaaaaaaagtaataatacatCCCAacgacataatttaaaaatataatcttgtGTTCATGTGATATTTCCATTTGGTCAATCTTTAAAGTGAATATTGAACAATCCTAGGCTATGTGGTAGAGCAGAATGAGGTggagaaaagatcagaaaaaaaatatgacaatGACAAATCAAAATTCAAGAATAAGCATCTCAAAATATAATTGAGCTCAGTGTATTTCAATTTATACTTCGAAAATACAGATACTATAAGGGAGTGATATTTTTTACCTCATCTAAAAGggaactgaggtttagagaagcTAACTATCATACCTGAATGTTGAATCCTAAATCTTAACTTTtgacagacctttttttttttttccctttttttttaggCAGACCTTCCACACGATTTTAGCTTCAGAAGTACGAAGTAAACATACTTTCTCAATAAACCATACAGTTCTGGTTTTTCTGGGCCagtaaaggaaaaggaatgattttaaaactacgaaatggggggaggggagaggaggaaatgcTCAGAGCTGGATCCCTGACATTTCTAACCGAGGGCACTCTTAGCTGGACTTTCTGGGAAACCTCTTCGTTTCCAAGTACTTAGATCGCTGAGACAACTATCAGCTTCATAGACCGGCGTAATCTTGAGATTATTCTAGGTAGAATTTCTGGAAACATTTTTCTAACCCTCCCTTATTACTCGGGGTATTCTTCTCGTTTTAGTGTCCACGCTTGGGTTCCCATTCTTTAGCTGTCCCATCGTAGTAGGAATCAAAAGGGGAACTTGTTGGAAGCGCTTCCTCACCTCCCCGCCCACTGCTTGATCCTAAATGATGCTTCAGAGTTCACCTGCTTTATTACTAGAGGATTTTTAGAAATTCGATGTTGCGTTGTAAAGAGCTTTTCAAACCTTAAGTTTTGCTTATATTGTTAAGATTGTAATAAATTATTCTAAGGTGATGCGTGTTACATGGGAAGATCATGGTCGCTCTACTTTGGTGCTGCAGGAGAACGGGTTCCACCTGTGGAGAGAGGTCTATCACCtgggggacagacagacagaaaggaggGGCAACCGCTCCACAATACGGAGGCGTGCGCTCCGCCCGCCTGCAGGGATACCCGTCGCAGCTGCTAACCTCTGCAGCCAGGACGGTCCGGGGCGCCTCCCTCCGCACACCCCAGGGGACCGCATGGCAGCTGCGGTCTGCTCACACAAAGGGGAGCCCGTGGCTCGGGGACCAGGTGTCGCCCCGCCACGCCCGGGCCACGGAGGAAGATCCGAGTcagagtgggggggggaggggatgcaGGCAGGCGTGGGCATCCTCCACGCAGGGAAGGTgacaggggaggggaaaaaaagcctgaCTCATGTGGTAGCCAGGGACTCCTGGGAAGCAGAACTCGTGATGCGCCCGCTGTGCTGCGGAGAAGAGCCCCATTCTACCAGGGGGCCCGCTCCAGGCACATGGCCCGGCGATCCGCCCcgcccctcttctcccctccccccggcACTGCAGAGGGcgctcctcccccctccccggggCGCGTGCACGCGCACACACGCCCCAAGCACGAAGGGAGCGAGGACACACCTCGCCCGCTCGCGCCCGAGCCCCCTCTCTCACTTCatgccccaccccaccccatacTGGCAGCATCACGCTGTCCGTCTAGGATTCGCTCTCCGATCTCGAAGTCCCCGCCCCCACCGCGCCGGCGCCTGGGCACCCGACTTCAGACTTCGGTAGTTTCCGTCCAGAACACCCGAgctcggcggcggcggcggcggcggcgggtcTCCGAGTCCCCGAACACCGCCCCTCCATCCCCCCACCCTCGCCCAGCCCCGCCCCTTCTTCCCCGCCAGGCGAGGCTTTATGTCTGCGGCGCCAGAGCGCCTGCGCAGACGCCATCTTCCTTGGCCCCCTCCCCCGGCCGCcgctgcctcctcctcctcctcttcttaccGCCGGacgctcctcctcctcctgcgcCCGGGCTCGGGAGCCCGTCCCTCCTCTTCCAATGCCGTGAGAGTCAGTGGGGGAGACGGCATAGCCGGGGCAGCCAGAGGAGAGCACTCGTAACTACCTCCCAGCCgccccctccccaacccccagGCGCACCCGACACCTTTCCCTCTCATCCCGCTCCCTTCCCCCAGCCGCCCCCACCTCCTGCTCCATTCAGCGGCGCCTGCCCGATCGTCCGTCCGCGGATAGCCCCGGCCCCGGCGAAGCCGCCGCCGCCGAGAGGAGCCTCACGCCCCCTGGCTGCCGCCCGGACGCCAGGAGGAGAACCTGCCCGCCTGCCTCCTCCCCGAGGGCCGAGGACCAGGAGCCGCCGGGCTGCAACCGCTAGCCCGGAGGGAGGAAGATGTTGGGGCTCCGCCGCCGCCAGTGATGGAGCGGTCCCTGGGCTGCCGTCGCTGCCACCGCCCCCGCCC
Proteins encoded in this region:
- the LOC127553255 gene encoding basic proline-rich protein-like; the protein is MARRSAPPLFSPPPGTAEGAPPPSPGRVHAHTRPKHEGSEDTPRPLAPEPPLSLHAPPHPILAASRCPSRIRSPISKSPPPPRRRLGTRLQTSVVSVQNTRARRRRRRRRVSESPNTAPPSPHPRPAPPLLPRQARLYVCGARAPAQTPSSLAPSPGRRCLLLLLFLPPDAPPPPAPGLGSPSLLFQCRESQWGRRHSRGSQRRALVTTSQPPPPQPPGAPDTFPSHPAPFPQPPPPPAPFSGACPIVRPRIAPAPAKPPPPRGASRPLAAARTPGGEPARLPPPRGPRTRSRRAATASPEGGRCWGSAAASDGAVPGLPSLPPPPPARPPPPPPGWGRGSQPASFLYLSPTPSSPSEADCIKGGGEDQKEK